In a genomic window of Prosthecochloris marina:
- the aroA gene encoding 3-phosphoshikimate 1-carboxyvinyltransferase, with the protein MKIYKGEVSTLPPDKSISHRAALIGAIAKGTTEISNFSAGFDNQSTLGVLQACGITVRQEKITKDNGTVVRNVVIHSNGLWSFTRPQSELMCGNSGSTMRMFAGILAAQPFESVLVGDSSLMKRPMHRVAEPLRLMGAEVTLSPKNTAPVVIKGSAELRPLRYELQVPSAQVKSLVAFAALHADGESCIVENLCSRNHTEVMLGLQVKKLSEDKKEIIVPGRTSVAAKPFHIPGDPSAACFIIALGLLSPGSEILLRDVCLNPTRTGYLTVLDEAGAEIQLENIRLAGGEKIGDILVRYSPSMNPLRISDPALVANVIDEIPMLAVLSACATGEFELHNAAELRGKESDRISAVVNNMERLGFVCDEYADGFAITGQSNTVNGVVPIESYDDHRIAMSFAIADKVLPAELEISDSEVIGVSFPKFFEIIESLEH; encoded by the coding sequence ATGAAAATCTATAAAGGAGAAGTCAGTACCCTCCCGCCGGATAAATCAATATCTCACCGAGCCGCACTCATAGGTGCAATAGCAAAAGGGACCACCGAAATATCGAATTTTTCAGCTGGTTTCGATAATCAGTCAACGCTTGGCGTGCTACAGGCTTGTGGTATTACTGTGAGGCAGGAAAAAATAACCAAGGATAACGGAACTGTTGTCAGGAATGTTGTTATTCATTCGAACGGTTTATGGAGCTTCACCAGGCCGCAAAGTGAGTTGATGTGCGGTAACTCGGGTAGTACTATGAGGATGTTTGCCGGAATTCTTGCCGCTCAGCCTTTTGAGAGCGTTCTGGTTGGGGACAGCTCTTTGATGAAGCGGCCGATGCACCGTGTTGCCGAACCGTTACGTTTGATGGGGGCGGAAGTAACGCTTTCTCCAAAAAACACCGCTCCGGTTGTAATAAAGGGGTCTGCTGAACTGCGGCCGTTACGGTATGAGTTACAAGTTCCTTCTGCACAGGTGAAATCACTTGTGGCTTTTGCTGCCCTGCATGCAGATGGAGAAAGCTGTATTGTCGAGAATCTCTGCTCGAGAAATCATACGGAGGTTATGCTCGGGCTGCAGGTTAAAAAACTCTCCGAAGATAAGAAGGAGATTATTGTTCCCGGCCGGACGAGTGTTGCAGCAAAACCTTTCCATATTCCGGGAGATCCTTCGGCAGCATGCTTTATTATTGCTCTTGGTCTCTTGAGTCCCGGTTCTGAAATTCTTCTTCGCGATGTCTGCCTGAACCCCACACGTACCGGTTATCTCACTGTTCTCGATGAGGCCGGGGCGGAAATTCAGCTGGAAAACATTCGTCTGGCAGGAGGAGAGAAGATAGGGGATATTCTGGTCAGATACAGCCCGTCCATGAATCCGCTCAGGATAAGTGATCCGGCTCTGGTTGCAAATGTGATCGATGAAATACCGATGCTCGCAGTGCTTTCGGCATGTGCCACTGGCGAATTTGAGTTGCACAATGCAGCTGAACTTCGTGGGAAGGAAAGTGACAGAATCAGCGCGGTGGTCAACAACATGGAGCGTCTCGGATTTGTTTGTGATGAATATGCCGATGGTTTTGCCATTACCGGCCAAAGCAATACAGTGAATGGTGTGGTGCCCATCGAGAGCTACGATGACCATCGTATAGCGATGAGCTTTGCGATAGCCGATAAAGTACTTCCTGCAGAACTCGAAATTTCAGATTCCGAGGTTATCGGCGTCTCTTTTCCAAAATTTTTCGAGATCATCGAGAGTCTGGAGCACTAA
- the rpsU gene encoding 30S ribosomal protein S21, with amino-acid sequence MVSVQSNDNESIDKMLKRFKKKYERAGVLKEFRKKAYFVKPSIEGRLKRSRSKRRAQRANEERNS; translated from the coding sequence TTGGTAAGCGTACAGTCGAATGATAACGAGTCTATTGACAAAATGCTCAAGCGCTTCAAGAAAAAATATGAGCGTGCCGGTGTTTTGAAGGAGTTTCGTAAGAAAGCATATTTTGTAAAACCTTCAATTGAAGGCCGTTTGAAACGTTCAAGGAGTAAGCGCAGAGCTCAAAGAGCGAACGAAGAGCGTAATTCCTGA
- a CDS encoding pyridoxal-phosphate dependent enzyme → MWQQNIFSRTDSTPMVLINRSTRHIKPRIMAKVEFLNPSGTHYCRVANSIVDHAEKEGLVKPGMTLVDWTYGCSGIALAMAAVTRGYKILLVVPDKISREKQQVLKALGAEIVITPSDALPGEPRSCVNVAENLVRNIPHAFFANMYEHERNRNVHIEETGPEIWEQTEGGVSHLFVPVISGAMIAGLGRFLKAKRPDIKIIGVEPEGSIYRELLHSSRAGKAAAYELEEIGGLWESKYWDASVIDDIVQVNDRDALNCGRELLRTDALFAGGASGAVLFAAMRAGALLDESAQIVVILSDYGGYYLSKMYNDEWMKQKGFYRKASSLKDEITAEGIVGLKTRKELICAHPEHTLSEVFEMMRQHDVSQVPVVSYGTAIGSISENKILSILIENDEAMNSKVVGYMEQSFPVCSSDATISELSEKLQESTSGVLITLSDGSFQLLTRSDLIEALTHK, encoded by the coding sequence ATGTGGCAGCAAAACATTTTTTCAAGGACAGACAGCACCCCGATGGTGCTGATCAATCGTTCGACCCGACACATCAAGCCACGCATTATGGCGAAAGTGGAGTTTCTGAATCCCTCCGGAACACATTACTGTCGTGTTGCGAACTCAATTGTCGATCATGCCGAAAAGGAGGGGCTTGTAAAGCCAGGTATGACACTTGTCGATTGGACCTATGGATGTAGCGGTATCGCCCTTGCAATGGCTGCCGTGACGCGAGGGTATAAAATATTGCTTGTTGTGCCCGATAAAATTTCCCGGGAAAAACAACAGGTGCTCAAGGCTCTGGGGGCTGAAATCGTCATTACCCCCTCCGATGCTCTTCCCGGTGAACCGAGGAGTTGCGTGAATGTTGCGGAAAATCTTGTTCGGAACATTCCGCATGCTTTTTTTGCCAATATGTATGAGCATGAGCGTAACCGCAATGTGCATATAGAGGAAACCGGCCCTGAAATCTGGGAACAGACCGAAGGCGGAGTTTCCCATCTTTTTGTTCCGGTTATTTCAGGAGCGATGATAGCGGGACTCGGCCGTTTTCTGAAAGCCAAACGTCCCGATATCAAAATTATAGGTGTCGAACCCGAGGGTTCAATCTACCGTGAATTGCTGCATTCAAGCCGTGCAGGTAAAGCAGCTGCTTATGAGCTTGAAGAGATCGGTGGCTTGTGGGAGTCGAAATACTGGGATGCTTCCGTTATTGATGATATTGTCCAGGTTAACGACAGGGATGCGTTGAATTGTGGCCGTGAGCTGTTGCGTACCGATGCGCTTTTTGCAGGTGGGGCTTCCGGTGCGGTACTTTTTGCCGCGATGAGAGCAGGTGCTCTTCTGGATGAAAGTGCGCAAATCGTCGTTATTCTGAGTGATTATGGGGGCTACTATCTCAGTAAGATGTACAATGACGAATGGATGAAACAAAAAGGGTTTTACAGGAAAGCTTCTTCCCTGAAAGATGAAATTACAGCCGAAGGAATTGTCGGTCTCAAAACCCGAAAGGAGCTAATCTGTGCTCATCCTGAACACACTCTTTCCGAGGTTTTTGAAATGATGCGTCAGCATGATGTATCCCAGGTGCCGGTAGTATCCTATGGCACGGCAATCGGAAGCATCAGTGAAAATAAAATTCTGTCCATTCTGATCGAGAATGACGAAGCGATGAATTCCAAAGTTGTCGGTTACATGGAACAGTCTTTTCCAGTATGCAGCTCGGATGCAACCATTTCCGAACTATCCGAAAAGCTGCAGGAAAGCACTTCCGGAGTTCTGATCACCCTTTCGGATGGAAGTTTTCAACTGCTTACCAGATCCGATTTGATCGAGGCACTAACACATAAATAG
- the alr gene encoding alanine racemase, which yields MTTDTTATPCTSTLPEEHLAAAMISSNNLIHNFRKIQERITDTCRIMGIVKANAYGHGALHISKTLESLGVSDFGVANITEAVHLRKQSAVSRNAAILAFCSPLPSHLPLYLQHDITATICDFDTLRTAESIASSYNMPLKVHVKIDTGMGRLGIPPEAACNLLQAVEQTPHLQLTGAYTHFAQSTKTDDFADRQIRTFTEVCSEFEHHAKRNLCKHAANSGALLCRKDACLDMVRPGIMLYGYPPDESVQNMIDLKPAMELRAKVIFIKDVETGTTISYNRQWTAPSRCKIATISAGYADGYQRTLSNRAKVFIRGNPCSQVGTITMDQTMVDLGKNSNVRVGDDAVLFGWNGLSAADLAKIAGTISYEILCAVSSRVKRVFI from the coding sequence TTGACAACGGATACAACAGCCACTCCCTGCACAAGCACTCTCCCCGAAGAGCACCTTGCTGCAGCAATGATTTCTTCGAACAACCTCATACATAACTTTCGAAAGATACAGGAGCGAATCACAGATACATGCCGCATTATGGGCATCGTCAAGGCAAATGCGTATGGACACGGTGCCCTGCATATATCGAAAACCCTTGAAAGTCTCGGTGTCAGTGATTTCGGGGTAGCAAACATTACAGAAGCCGTGCACCTCAGAAAACAGAGCGCAGTTTCCCGGAACGCTGCGATCCTTGCATTCTGCTCACCCCTTCCATCTCACCTTCCCCTCTATCTGCAGCATGATATCACAGCAACCATCTGTGATTTTGACACGCTACGTACGGCTGAATCCATAGCATCATCATATAACATGCCGCTGAAGGTTCATGTAAAAATCGATACCGGAATGGGCAGGCTGGGCATACCACCTGAAGCTGCCTGCAACCTTCTTCAAGCCGTAGAACAGACCCCCCACCTTCAGCTCACGGGAGCCTATACACACTTTGCCCAAAGCACAAAAACAGACGATTTTGCCGATCGGCAAATTAGGACATTTACAGAAGTCTGCTCGGAATTCGAGCACCATGCAAAAAGAAACCTTTGCAAACATGCGGCAAACAGCGGAGCCTTACTCTGCCGTAAAGATGCCTGCCTTGATATGGTAAGGCCCGGGATAATGCTATACGGCTACCCCCCCGACGAGAGCGTACAAAACATGATCGATCTGAAACCGGCAATGGAGTTACGCGCCAAAGTGATTTTCATAAAAGATGTGGAAACCGGAACAACCATCAGCTACAACCGTCAGTGGACCGCTCCGTCCCGATGCAAAATAGCCACTATTTCTGCAGGTTATGCAGACGGCTATCAGAGAACGTTGTCGAACAGAGCCAAAGTTTTCATTCGAGGGAATCCCTGTTCACAGGTTGGCACGATCACCATGGATCAAACGATGGTCGATCTTGGAAAAAACAGCAACGTTCGTGTGGGTGACGATGCTGTGCTTTTTGGATGGAACGGCTTGTCTGCTGCAGATCTTGCAAAAATTGCAGGAACAATCAGCTATGAAATCCTCTGCGCTGTTTCTTCAAGGGTCAAGAGGGTTTTTATATGA
- a CDS encoding ComEA family DNA-binding protein, with protein sequence MNFRDKIAVMLSMTRTEVAVVSLLLLSFVLGIIVNGSRSFQKAALFEAKEQTPYFTDAKVDSLLREAMLFEKSLAEKGLQADHIGLSQKMSSADAADSGKIVFSGATVEELSSIPGISSVLASRLITFRKSKQERVERFQDFLEVKGIGKRRMETLKQHLILD encoded by the coding sequence ATGAACTTTCGGGATAAAATAGCCGTCATGCTCAGCATGACCCGAACGGAGGTAGCCGTTGTATCTTTATTGCTGCTGTCTTTTGTTCTCGGTATTATTGTCAACGGCAGCCGCTCATTTCAAAAAGCCGCCCTGTTCGAGGCAAAAGAACAGACCCCGTATTTCACCGATGCCAAAGTGGACAGCCTTCTGAGAGAAGCGATGCTCTTTGAAAAAAGCCTGGCGGAAAAAGGCTTACAGGCCGACCATATCGGTTTATCGCAGAAAATGTCATCAGCTGATGCTGCCGACTCGGGAAAAATTGTATTTTCAGGCGCGACAGTCGAGGAACTCAGCTCGATTCCTGGCATAAGCAGTGTTCTTGCAAGCAGACTGATCACATTTAGAAAATCAAAACAGGAAAGAGTTGAAAGATTTCAGGATTTTTTGGAAGTTAAAGGCATAGGCAAGAGAAGAATGGAAACCTTGAAACAGCACCTCATCCTCGATTAA
- a CDS encoding aspartate-semialdehyde dehydrogenase translates to MSSKEKAYSVAILGVTGLVGRTMLDVLDERDFPVREIIPLASERSLGREIKFRGKTFLTEVPTSEAFSRADIALFSAGAGASRQWAAVAADSGAIVIDNSSAFRMDPHVPLVVPEVNSEAIFGLDGSPCKIIANPNCSTIQMVVVLKPLHDKFRIRRVVVSTYQSVTGKGKIGRDALEEELAGRIPESFVHVHQIAFNAVPHIDVFQENGYTKEEMKMVNETRKIMGDESLSVSPTTVRIPVYGGHGEALNIEFDNDFDIEELKGLLSGAPGIVVQDDPSANVYPMPLSSYEKDEVFVGRIRRDFWHPNTLNMWIVADNLRKGAATNAVQIAEKLVGRL, encoded by the coding sequence ATGAGTAGTAAAGAAAAAGCATACAGTGTGGCGATTCTGGGGGTAACCGGGCTTGTGGGCAGAACCATGCTGGATGTGCTTGATGAGCGTGATTTTCCGGTGCGGGAAATTATCCCTCTGGCTTCCGAGCGGAGCCTGGGCAGGGAAATAAAATTCAGGGGGAAGACGTTTCTTACCGAGGTACCGACTTCTGAAGCTTTCAGCCGGGCGGATATCGCGTTATTTTCAGCCGGAGCCGGAGCAAGTCGGCAGTGGGCGGCGGTTGCAGCGGATTCAGGTGCGATTGTTATCGATAATTCTTCTGCATTTCGCATGGACCCCCATGTGCCGCTTGTTGTACCTGAAGTCAATTCCGAGGCGATTTTCGGGTTGGACGGGAGTCCCTGTAAGATTATTGCAAACCCTAACTGTTCGACCATTCAGATGGTGGTGGTTCTCAAACCGCTTCATGATAAGTTCCGTATCCGGCGAGTGGTTGTTTCAACCTATCAGTCTGTAACCGGCAAGGGGAAAATTGGGCGTGACGCTCTCGAGGAGGAGTTGGCAGGCAGGATACCCGAATCATTTGTTCATGTTCATCAGATCGCTTTCAATGCCGTGCCGCATATCGATGTGTTTCAGGAGAACGGTTATACCAAAGAAGAGATGAAGATGGTCAACGAGACGCGTAAAATCATGGGCGACGAGTCTCTGAGCGTTTCGCCGACAACCGTTCGTATTCCGGTATACGGCGGGCACGGAGAGGCCCTCAATATCGAATTTGATAACGATTTCGATATCGAGGAGCTCAAGGGACTGCTTTCGGGTGCTCCTGGGATCGTTGTTCAGGACGACCCTTCGGCAAATGTGTATCCCATGCCGCTCTCTTCCTATGAAAAGGACGAGGTTTTTGTGGGCCGGATACGACGGGATTTCTGGCATCCCAATACGCTGAACATGTGGATCGTAGCCGACAATTTGCGTAAGGGTGCAGCGACAAATGCTGTTCAGATCGCAGAAAAACTTGTTGGAAGGTTATGA
- the dusB gene encoding tRNA dihydrouridine synthase DusB — MRIGKLHIERPVILAPMEDVTDRSFRKICKRFGADVVYTEFISAEALRRGVEKSVQKMLFEDYERPAVIQIFGNSEEAMAEAAVIAASYAPDYLDINFGCPAKKVAGKGAGAALLREPEKMARIAASVVKAVSIPVTVKTRIGWDRESINILDIIPRLEDAGIGAIAVHGRTRSEMYKGTADWDWIARVKEHARIPVIANGDIWSARDALAMFNHTGADGIMIGRGSIGNPFIFKQVKELLQGGSVVTFPGFSDRIAVAIEHLRLSVECKGEKYGTLEMRRHYATYLKGLPKVSRVRDRLVRENNWQHVIEILRDYETDCERYAKEGKIREYAEYLNDHSKRLVLK; from the coding sequence ATGAGAATAGGCAAGCTGCACATAGAGCGTCCGGTTATTCTCGCTCCTATGGAAGACGTTACGGACAGGTCTTTCAGAAAAATCTGCAAAAGGTTCGGAGCCGACGTTGTCTATACTGAATTTATCAGTGCGGAAGCGCTTCGGAGAGGGGTCGAGAAATCCGTACAGAAGATGCTGTTTGAGGATTACGAACGCCCTGCGGTCATTCAGATTTTCGGGAACTCCGAGGAAGCTATGGCTGAAGCGGCTGTTATTGCAGCATCGTACGCTCCGGATTATCTTGACATCAATTTCGGGTGCCCTGCGAAAAAGGTTGCCGGCAAAGGTGCTGGCGCAGCTTTACTCAGGGAGCCTGAAAAAATGGCCCGCATCGCTGCATCGGTGGTGAAAGCCGTATCGATTCCCGTGACGGTGAAAACCCGGATTGGCTGGGACAGGGAATCGATCAATATTCTGGATATCATTCCAAGGCTCGAGGACGCAGGCATCGGGGCGATAGCGGTTCATGGCCGTACAAGAAGCGAGATGTACAAGGGAACTGCGGATTGGGACTGGATTGCCAGAGTGAAAGAGCATGCAAGGATTCCGGTTATCGCCAACGGTGATATCTGGTCGGCCCGGGATGCTCTCGCCATGTTCAATCATACGGGTGCTGACGGTATCATGATCGGTCGTGGATCTATCGGTAATCCTTTTATTTTCAAGCAGGTCAAGGAACTTCTGCAGGGTGGTTCCGTGGTGACATTTCCCGGTTTCAGCGACAGGATAGCTGTGGCTATCGAGCATCTTCGGCTTTCTGTCGAATGCAAGGGGGAAAAATACGGAACGCTTGAGATGAGGAGGCATTACGCTACATATCTGAAGGGGTTACCGAAGGTTTCACGTGTAAGAGACCGACTTGTACGAGAGAATAACTGGCAACATGTGATCGAGATACTCAGGGATTACGAAACCGATTGTGAGCGGTATGCGAAAGAGGGAAAAATACGGGAGTACGCGGAGTATCTTAATGATCATTCGAAACGGCTGGTCCTGAAGTGA
- the recA gene encoding recombinase RecA, which produces MEAKKTVQAKKETDPAKLKQLSIAMETLEKQFGKGAIMRLGDKGAVMPVQVVSTGSIALDFALGVGGFPRGRVTEIYGPESSGKTTLALHAIAEAQKNGGIAAIVDAEHAFDQTYAKKLGVDISALLISQPESGEQALSIVETLVRSGAVDIVVVDSVAALVPQAELEGEMGDSVMGLQARLMSQALRKLTGAISKSSSVVIFINQLRDKIGVVYGNPETTTGGKALKFYSSVRLEIRKTAQIKDGAEIIGNRTKVKVVKNKVAPPFKTVEFDILYGEGISMLGELIDLAVEFGIVKKSGAWFSYESEKLGQGREAVKRALREDADLTGKIQQQVREIMQPFTGTGNGEA; this is translated from the coding sequence ATGGAAGCAAAAAAAACAGTACAGGCAAAAAAAGAGACGGATCCGGCAAAACTCAAGCAGTTGAGTATTGCCATGGAGACGCTTGAAAAGCAGTTTGGTAAAGGTGCTATTATGCGTCTGGGCGACAAGGGGGCCGTAATGCCTGTACAGGTGGTTTCCACCGGCTCGATCGCTCTGGATTTTGCACTGGGAGTCGGTGGATTTCCCAGGGGAAGGGTTACGGAAATATATGGACCGGAATCCTCCGGAAAAACCACGCTTGCACTTCATGCGATTGCGGAAGCCCAGAAAAACGGTGGTATTGCCGCTATTGTCGATGCTGAACACGCTTTTGACCAGACCTATGCGAAAAAGCTCGGGGTTGATATCAGCGCTCTTTTGATCAGTCAGCCGGAATCAGGTGAGCAAGCTCTTTCAATTGTTGAAACGCTGGTGCGAAGCGGTGCGGTCGATATCGTGGTTGTTGATTCCGTTGCGGCGCTTGTTCCACAGGCGGAGCTCGAGGGAGAAATGGGAGATAGTGTTATGGGATTGCAGGCCCGTTTGATGAGCCAGGCATTGAGAAAGCTGACGGGCGCTATCTCGAAGTCCAGCTCGGTCGTTATTTTTATCAACCAGCTTCGTGACAAGATAGGGGTGGTGTATGGCAACCCCGAGACCACGACTGGTGGAAAAGCACTCAAGTTTTATTCATCGGTTCGTCTCGAAATACGCAAAACTGCACAGATCAAGGACGGTGCGGAAATTATCGGTAACCGTACCAAGGTAAAAGTGGTCAAAAACAAAGTTGCCCCACCTTTTAAAACGGTCGAATTTGATATTCTGTACGGAGAGGGGATATCCATGTTAGGAGAGTTGATAGATCTGGCTGTTGAATTCGGTATCGTTAAAAAGTCAGGAGCCTGGTTCAGTTATGAGTCGGAAAAGCTTGGCCAGGGCAGGGAAGCCGTAAAAAGAGCTTTGCGCGAGGATGCCGATCTGACCGGGAAAATCCAGCAGCAGGTAAGAGAGATTATGCAGCCTTTCACCGGAACAGGAAATGGTGAAGCTTAA
- a CDS encoding NAD-dependent epimerase/dehydratase family protein produces the protein MDTEKRIVLVTGATGYIGSQVVYALQKLCGDTLHIRALVRPSSDISVLSGLPVEIVRGDILNPVSLHEPFLSAEAVFHCAGLVAYSKNYRRELHDTNVTGTANVVNACLQKGVNRLVLTSSVAALGVKDGGEPADEETAFSDWQHRIAYMKSKRLAEMEGERGIAEGLDVVMVNPGVVIGRSEGFPAFTNSASKALKRIYQGRIPLYPSGGISLVDIWDVARAHLEVWSKGKRGERYIIVSENRSYGELFAMIRELPGSNMRFAVSAVESLYGIVGGGGELFALLTGRRPYISFESMQLARRKLYYSNRKSVGKLGMSYRPVRDIVQSIVG, from the coding sequence TTGGATACGGAGAAACGTATTGTATTGGTTACCGGTGCAACGGGCTATATCGGGTCGCAGGTGGTATATGCTCTGCAGAAGCTCTGTGGCGATACGTTGCATATCAGAGCTTTGGTGAGGCCGAGTTCGGATATTTCCGTTCTGTCGGGTCTGCCTGTAGAAATTGTACGGGGAGATATATTGAATCCAGTGTCACTGCACGAACCGTTTCTCTCTGCAGAAGCGGTGTTTCACTGTGCAGGGCTTGTGGCTTATTCAAAAAACTACCGCCGTGAACTTCATGATACCAATGTTACCGGGACTGCCAATGTGGTCAATGCCTGCCTGCAGAAAGGCGTGAATCGCCTTGTATTGACCAGCTCCGTTGCCGCATTGGGAGTGAAGGATGGTGGTGAACCGGCCGATGAAGAGACAGCGTTCAGTGATTGGCAGCATCGGATTGCTTACATGAAGTCGAAGCGCCTTGCGGAGATGGAGGGAGAGCGTGGCATTGCAGAGGGGCTGGATGTCGTCATGGTAAACCCCGGGGTTGTCATAGGCCGAAGCGAAGGTTTTCCTGCTTTTACCAACAGCGCTTCGAAAGCTTTGAAGCGTATTTATCAGGGCAGGATCCCGCTATATCCTTCCGGTGGTATCAGTCTCGTTGATATTTGGGATGTAGCCCGGGCTCATCTCGAGGTTTGGAGCAAAGGAAAAAGAGGCGAACGGTATATCATTGTATCTGAAAACCGGTCATACGGAGAGCTGTTCGCCATGATCCGTGAGCTGCCCGGAAGCAATATGAGATTCGCTGTTTCTGCTGTTGAGTCTCTCTATGGAATTGTTGGGGGGGGAGGTGAGCTGTTTGCCCTGTTGACGGGGAGAAGGCCTTACATCAGTTTCGAAAGTATGCAGCTTGCCAGGCGAAAGCTGTATTATTCGAACAGAAAGTCTGTCGGTAAGCTCGGGATGTCATACCGTCCGGTAAGAGATATAGTGCAATCAATTGTCGGTTGA
- a CDS encoding M16 family metallopeptidase, translated as MTIRLMQMRDNTQLLSNGPFVENRLSNGLHVSSNHVPYVNSIAVGIWTNAGSREDPASMSGLAHFLEHAVFKGTHSRDYITIARCIEQVGGYIDAYTTKENTCLYIRCLKEHGALAFDLLADLVCNPVFPEDEIEKEKEVVIEEIHGINDSPEELIFDQFDDLAFPKHSLGPSILGTEQSVANITTEALRAFMRRHYTAKNMLITVVGNMPHDEVMLHSEKSFSGMYTSRQPLSCVRTFSEKDYNTFFTRQKKPLFQTHVLHGRAVPRNDRFFYGLLLLNTILSGGMSSMLNLELREKNALAYNAFSSLTFFEDTTLLNIYAGTDPENTGQTLRIIQGILKAETLSEVSGKELSAAKNKLRGELVMEMEKMTHKMSKAARDIFYFGNTIELEEKLAGIEKVTSEDLGQAAEYLQMDTDASTLIYESDAG; from the coding sequence ATGACAATAAGACTCATGCAGATGCGCGATAACACACAACTACTATCAAACGGTCCGTTCGTCGAAAACCGCCTTTCCAACGGCTTACATGTCTCGAGCAACCATGTCCCTTATGTAAACAGTATAGCAGTGGGTATATGGACCAATGCAGGGTCACGGGAAGATCCTGCAAGCATGAGTGGACTGGCCCATTTCCTCGAACATGCTGTATTTAAAGGCACACATTCAAGAGATTACATAACCATTGCCCGATGCATCGAACAGGTTGGAGGATATATCGACGCCTATACGACAAAGGAAAATACCTGCCTTTACATCCGCTGTCTTAAAGAACACGGTGCACTTGCCTTTGATCTTTTAGCCGACCTCGTCTGTAACCCTGTTTTTCCCGAAGACGAAATCGAAAAGGAAAAAGAGGTGGTTATCGAAGAGATTCACGGTATTAACGACTCACCGGAAGAACTCATTTTCGATCAGTTTGACGACCTCGCATTTCCCAAACACTCCCTGGGTCCATCGATTCTCGGTACGGAACAATCAGTCGCAAACATAACGACAGAGGCACTGCGAGCGTTCATGCGCCGACATTATACTGCGAAAAACATGCTCATCACTGTCGTTGGCAATATGCCTCATGATGAGGTTATGCTGCATTCCGAAAAAAGTTTCTCCGGTATGTATACCAGCAGGCAACCTCTTTCATGCGTCAGAACCTTCAGTGAAAAAGATTACAACACTTTTTTCACCCGCCAGAAAAAACCACTCTTTCAAACCCACGTACTCCATGGCAGAGCCGTACCGCGCAACGACCGCTTTTTCTACGGCCTTCTCCTGCTCAACACCATACTCAGCGGAGGTATGAGCTCCATGCTCAATCTCGAACTGAGAGAAAAAAATGCGCTTGCATACAATGCTTTCTCCTCGCTCACTTTTTTCGAGGATACAACATTGTTGAACATCTATGCCGGTACCGATCCAGAAAATACCGGTCAGACGCTGAGAATCATACAAGGAATATTGAAAGCCGAAACTCTTTCAGAGGTGTCCGGAAAAGAACTTTCAGCAGCAAAAAACAAGCTCAGAGGTGAGCTTGTCATGGAAATGGAAAAAATGACGCATAAAATGTCAAAAGCGGCAAGAGATATTTTTTACTTTGGCAACACCATCGAACTTGAAGAAAAACTCGCGGGAATAGAGAAAGTCACCAGTGAAGATCTGGGGCAAGCTGCCGAATATTTGCAAATGGACACCGATGCCTCAACTCTGATCTATGAGTCGGATGCAGGATAA